AGCACCGCGTGCAGATCGTCGGTGGGCTGGCCGGTGGCCAGCCGGGTGATCAGACCGTCGAGCACGAGGTCGAGGTAGTTGAGCAGAACGTCGGTCGGGACGTCGTCGCGCAGGCGCCCCGCCTGCCGACCCCGCTCCAGCCGACTGAGTGTCGCCTGCTCGACCTCGGCCGCGTAGGACACCCACTCCGCGCGGAAGCCGTTGTCCGTCCGTAGTTTCCGCGCGATCTCCAGGCGCGTGCCGAGCCAGTCGAAATCCTGAGGCCGCGTGAGCATGTCGCGCATGACCTGCACCAGGCCCTGCTCGGCCGCCACGTCGGCCATGCGCTCGGCATCTTCCCGCGCGAGCGCGAGGAACAGCGCCTCTTTGTCCCGGTAATGGTGGAAGATCGCACCCCGGGACAAGCCGGTGGACTCTTCGATCCGTTTGACGGTCGCGCCGTCGTATCCGTACTCCGCGAAGCAATGCCGCGCGCCGTCGAGAATCTCCCGACGACGCGCGGCAAGCCGGTCATCGCTGACCTTGGGCACGTCGAGTGCCTCCTGTCAGCTCTTGATCATGTTGCGCAGCACATACTGCAGGATGCCTCCGTTGCGGTAGTAGTCGGCCTCACCCGGGGTGTCGATGCGGACCTTGGCATCGAACTCCACCGTCGAGCCGTCTTCCTTGGCGGCGGTGACGTGCACGGTCGACGGCGTCGTCCCGTTGTTGAGCTCCTCGATGCCCGCGATGTCGTAGGTCTCGGTGCCGTCGAGGCCCAGCGACTTGTGCGACTCGCCCTCGGGGAACTGCAGCGGGATGACGCCCATGCCGATGAGGTTCGAGCGGTGGATGCGCTCGAAGCTCTCGGTGATGACGGCCTTCACGCCGAGGAGGCTGGTGCCCTTGGCCGCCCAGTCACGCGACGATCCGGTGCCGTACTCCTTGCCGCCGAGCACGACGAGCGGGATGTTCTGCTCGGCGTAGTTCTGCGCGGCGTCGTAGATGAACGACTGCGGTGCACCTTCCTGGGTGAAGTCGCGGGTGTAACCGCCGGTCACACCGTCCAGCAGCTGGTTCTGCAGGCGGATGTTGCCGAAGGTCGACCGGATCATCACCTCGTGGTTGCCGCGGCGGGCGCCCAGCGAGTTGTAGTCCTTGCGGGCCACCCCGTTGGCATCGAGGTACTGCGCGGCGGGGGTGCCGGGCTTGATCGTCGACGCGGGGGAGATGTGGTCGGTGGTCACCGAGTCGCCGAGCTTCGCGAGCACGCGTGCGCCCTTGATGTCGGAGACGGGCGACGGCTCACGCTGCATGCCCTCGAAGTACGGAGGCTTGCGGACGTAGGTGGACTCGTCGTCCCAATCGAAGGTCTTGCCCGACGGGGTCGGCAGGTTCTGCCAGCGCTCGTCACCCTTGAAGACGTCGGCGTAGTCCGAGGCGTACTGCTCCGGCGAGATCGACGAGGCGATGGTCGCCTCGATCTCCTCGTTGGTCGGCCAGATGTCCTTGAGGAACACGTCGTTGCCGTCGGTGTCCTTGCCCAGCGCGTCGGTCTCGAAGTCGAAGTCCATCGTGCCGGCCAGGGCATAGGCGATGACCAGCGGCGGCGACGCGAGGTAGTTCATCTTCACGTCGGGGTTGATGCGACCCTCGAAGTTGCGGTTGCCCGACAGCACCGCGGTGGCGGTGAGGTCGTTGTCGTTGATCGCCTTCGAGATCTCCTCCGGCAGCGGGCCGGAATTGCCGATGCACGTGGTGCAGCCGTAGCCGACGAGGTAGAAGCCGAGCTTCTCCAGGTACGGCCAGAGACCGGACTTGTCGTAGTAGCCGGTGACGACCTGTGAGCCCGGTGCCATCGACGTCTTGACCCACGGCTTGGACGACAGGCCCTTCTCGACGGCCTTCTTGGCCAGGAGCGCCGCGCCGAGCATGACCGACGGGTTGGAGGTGTTGGTGCAGCTGGTGATCGAAGCGATGGTCACGATCCCGTGGTCGAGGATCATCGATCCTCGTTCCTCGGAATCCACCCGGACCGGATTGGTCGGCCGGCCCTCGGCGCCGTTGGCGGCCGAGTGCAGCGGCTCGGCGTCGTCGTCGGCGAAGGACAGGGTCGCGGGGTCGGACGCCGGGAAGGTTTCCTCGACCGCCTCGTCCAGCTTGGTCTGCGGAGCGGAGTTGCCGTTCTCGACGTAGTTGTGGATGTCCTTGCGGAACGCGTTCTTCGCGTCCCACAGCTCGATGCGGTCCTGCGGACGCTTCGGGCCGGCGATCGACGGGACGACGTCGGCCAGGTCGAGCTCGAGGTACTCCGAGTACACGGCCTCCTCGGCGTCCTTCTCCAGCCACATGCCCTGTTCCTTGGCATAGGCCTCGACGAGCGCGAGCGTCTCCTCGCTGCGCCCGGTGAGTCGGAGGTAGTTGACGGTCTCGCCGTCGATCGGGAACATCGCGCAGGTCGAGCCGAACTCGGGGCTCATGTTGCCGATGGTGGCGCGGTTGGCGAGCGGGACCTCGCCGACACCGTTGCCGTAGAACTCGACGAACTTGCCGACCACGCCGTGCTTGCGCAGCATCTCGGTGATGGTGAGGACCACGTCGGTCGCGGTGACGCCCGGCTTGGTCGCGCCGGTGAGCTTGAAGCCGACGACGCGGGGGATGAGCATGGAGACGGGCTGACCGAGCATCGCGGCCTCGGCCTCGATGCCGCCGACGCCCCAGCCCAGGACGCCGAGGCCGTTCTCCATCGTGGTGTGCGAGTCGGTGCCGATGCAGGTGTCGGGGTAGGCGACGCCGTCACGGACCATCACCGAGCGCGCGAGGTGCTCGATGTTGACCTGGTGCACGATGCCGGTGCCCGGCGGCACGACGCGGAAGTCGTCGAAGGCACCCTGACCCCAGCGAGGAACTTGTAGCGCTCCTCGTTGCGCTGGTACTCGATCTCGACGTTGCGCTCGAACGCCTGGGCATTGCCGAAGGCCTCGATGATGACGGAGTGGTCGATGACCATCTCGGCCGGTGCCAGCGGGTTGACCTTGTCCGGGTCGCCGCCGAGTTCCTTGACGGCGTCGCGCATGGTCGTGAGGTCGACGATGCAGGGCACGCCGGTGAAGTCCTGCATGATCACGCGGGCAGGCGTGAACTGGATCTCGACGCTCGGTTCGGCGTTCGGGTCCCAGTTCGCCAGGGCCTCGATGTGCTCCTTGGTGATGTTCGCGCCGTCCTCGGTGCGCAGGAGGTTCTCGGCGAGGACCTTCAGAGCGTAGGGGAGCTTGGCGGTGCCCTCGACGGCGTTCAGACGGTAGATCTCGTAGCTGTTGTCACCGACGTCCAGCGTGCCGCGGGCGCCGAAGGAATTGATACTCACGTCTAAATCCACTCTCCTCGTGTGCCGGCGGGCTGCGCCGGCGATTACTCGATGATCCACTTGCGGTCGGGCGGGGCTGGTCGATCCGGCGCAGTCGTGCCGCACCGGCTGAACGTTCTGCACCGGCGGGCTGCACCGGCACCATCGGATGTCCGCGAGGGCCACCCGCGACAACGTCGTCCAGTCTAACAGTACGGACGTACTGTTACCAAGCTCGGGCCGGGACACGCCGGATCGGACCTGCCGACACCGGAATACCCAGACGAGTCCATTGTGTCGTACGGTGCAGGGCGGGGTTCGGCGAGGAGACACTCGACGCCGGCGCGATACCGCCCGTCAACGTGCACGCAACCCCGGGTGATCTCGAGAGGCAGGGGTGGCGGATGGGTCCGCAGGCGACGACGCTGGTGCTGGCAGCTCCCGCGGAGAACAACGAACTCACCGGACTCGTCGGGGTCGACATGGGTGAGCTGTCGCGGGACATCGCCGACGACGGCGTGGCGGGGGCGACGCCCGAACAGTTGCCCGGCATGCTCGAGGTCGTGGAATACGCCCAGTCGAAGGGCCACGACGTCAGCTTCGTGGTCATCGACCAGGTTCAACCCCGGTTCACTCTCTACCGCGACGTCGCGAACCAGTTGCAGGAACAGGTCGGCGGTACCGTCATCGTGCTCGGCCCCAACTCGGTCGGCAGTTCGTCGCCGGAGTTCAGCCGGGTGGTGCAGGAACAGGCCACCGACGGCCTGACCCTCACCGACCCCGCGGGTGCGGCGCGACAGATGATCGACACGATGACCGGTCCCAACGTGGACTGGACGATCGTGGGCCTCCTGCTGATCCTGGTCGTCGCGGGCGGAGCCGTGCTCGCCCGGCTGCGGCAGGTCCGCACCCGCAAGAACCTGGCCGCCGGTCCGCTGGGACCCGTGCAGGCCACCGCCGCGGAGTCGGTTGACTCGTCGGCATCACGTCGCGAGCCGACCGCTTCCGGCCGGTAGTACGCAGGCCCGGGCCGCCTCGGCCGGCCGGCGATGCGGAGGGTGGGCCCGGCTCCTGGCACCTTGTTCTCGCGCGGCGGGGACCCTTCTCGGCGTGTCTTCCGGTCTGTTGCCAATTCGAGACCTTGACGACCGTTCGATCTTTCGCCAGTTCACGGCATTTTCGCAGGTAATAACGCCTTTGTAATTCACGAACACGGTTTTCTCGTGTGGTTGATGTGACGTACGGTTCTGATGTCGCGTGTGATGCCTGTGTTCTCTACAGGGTCCGATGTGGCGGAAGTGCAGTGCGTGATCGCCGCGGGTGCAGACACCCCGGACGGTCGCCGGACCGGGGATCGGAAGATCCCCGCGAATCGCGAGGAGTTCCAGGTGAGGCGAGGAAGAACTGGTGCGTCATGGCCGGCGCGCGTCTCGGCGGCCCTTGCTGTCGCACTCGTCTGCGCGGTCGGCGCGGGTCATGCCGACGCGGCGCCCAAGAAGACGCCCGAGTCGCCCATCTCCGGTCTGATCAATCGGATCGCGACGGTCAACCAGGACATCGCCGACCTCGACCAGGCGCTCGCGTCCCGCCAGGAGAACGTGAACCGATCGATCGTCGACTTCCAGAACTCGCTCGCGCAGCAGCGCCTCGCCACGGTGGCCGCGCGGGGAGCACGCACCGAACTCGACCGATCGAGCAAGGCCGTCGTCGACGCGCAGAAGGAGTTCGACCGGTTCGCCCGCCTGGCGTACCAGCAGGGGCCTGAGCAGGGTTCGATGTCGAACTACGTTGCCTCCGAAGACCCGCAGGGCGTCCTCGACCGCATGAAGCTGATCGATCAGGTCGGCAAGAAGCAGCAGGAGATGATCCGGCGGTTGCAGGTGGCCCGCAACCAGAAGGCCAACCGACTCGCCGCCGTCGAGGCCACCCGCCGGCAGGCGTCGTTCGCGGCCAAGAGCGCCGAACAGCGCAAGACCGACGCCATGGCGGCGGTCACCGAGGCGAAGGCCGCCATCGCTTCGCAGCAGAAGCGCAAGGCCACCCTGATCGGGGAACGCGACCGGGTCCAGAAGCGCCTCAACACGATTCGCGGATACGTGCCGAAGAAGACGGTCGAGGGGCCGTCGGCGAGCGATCTGCTCTCGAACCTGTTCCCGACGGACCCGTCGGCCGAAGGGGCGCTCAAGGCGCTACCCGCCACGCCCGCCACCGACAACCAGGCACTGGCCGTCGCGGCGGAGGCCGCCGCGCGCCTCGCCATCGACGTCGGTTCGTCGATCCTCGCCGGTCTGGTCGGGCAGCAGCAGTTGCCCCAGTCCGAGTTGCTGAACGAGCTCGGCATCGGCGGTGCGGACATCACCGGCAGCAGCGGTGGCGACACCCTCAGTGCGCGACTCGGTTCGGGAAGCCTCGGCTCTCTGTTCGGCAGTTCCTCCGGCGGCGGCGGGGGCGGGGGCGGCGTCGTCCGACCCGGGCTGCGCGGTCCGCAAGCCGTCGAGATCGCCGTCAACCGTGCGCTCTCGCAGCTGAACGTGCCCTACGCCTGGGGCGGTGGCGACGCGAACGGCCCGACGCAGGGAATCCGCGACGGCGGTGTGGCCGACAGCTACGGCGACTACAACAAGATCGGTTTCGACTGCTCCGGCCTGATGATCTACGCGTTCGCCGGCGTCGGGATCGAACTGCCGCACTACACCGGTTACCAGTACACCTCGGGGCCGCAGTTCCCGCTGTCACAGATGCGACGCGGCGACATGATCTTCTACGGCCCCAACGCGAGTGCGCACGTCGCGCTGTACCTCGGCGACAACAAGATGGTCGAGGCACCGCAGTCGGGTGACGTGGTCAAGGTGTCCCCGCTGCGCACCAACGGTGCGATGCCGAACGTGGTCCGTCTGCTCTGAGGCGTGGTGGTTCCGGCGGCGCTGTGAACGACCGACACCCGCCGACTCTTCTTGGCACCTTTTCAGCCGGCACGGCTAGGCTGGCACAGACACGCGGGGTCGACGCCTGCGCGCTGCGCGTTCGCGCCGCCCGTGGGCCCTCGCGGTTCGACGGAACAGCAGTTCAGAGGAACAGGAGCACGGGTTGACCGAATCGCACTCCCTCGGCAAGGCGGCCACGGGGGATCCCGCGGCGGCAGGAGCGGACGGCTCGGTGCTGAGCGACGCCGACGTCGCCCTGCTCGAGCGGGCCATCTACGAGGTCAAGCGCGTCATCGTCGGCCAGGATCAGCTCGTCGAGCGCATTCTCGTCGGTCTCCTCGCGCGCGGACACATCTTGCTCGAGGGCGTGCCGGGTGTCGCGAAGACGCTCGCTGTCGAGACGTTCGCCCGCGTCGTCGGCGGGTCGTTCTCGCGAGTGCAGTTCACCCCTGACCTCGTGCCCACCGACCTGATCGGTACGCGTATCTACCGTCAGGGCCGCGAGGAGTTCGACACCGAGCTCGGCCCGGTGGTCGCGAACTTCCTGCTCGCCGACGAGATCAACCGCGCACCCGCGAAGGTGCAGTCGGCACTGCTCGAGGTGATGGCCGAGCGGCACGTCTCGATCGGCGGCAAGACGTACTCGATGCCGGATCCGTTCCTGGTCATGGCGACGCAGAACCCGATCGAGAACGAGGGTGTCTACCCGCTGCCCGAGGCGCAGCGGGACCGCTTCCTGTTCAAGGTCCTCGTCGACTACCCGTCGGTGGAGGAGGAGCGCGAGATCGTCTACCGGATGGGCAACGTCCCGCCGACCGCCTCCCAGGTCCTCGACCCCGCCGCGATGCTGCGCCTGCAGCGGACCGCGGCGAACGTCTTCGTCCACCACGCGCTCGTCGACTACGTCGTCCGGGTCATCAACGCCACCCGCCGGCCGGCCGAGCTGGGCCTGAACGACGTCGCGTCGTGGCTGTCCTACGGCGCGTCGCCTCGTGCGACGCTGGGCATCGTGGCCGCGGCCCGCGCCCTGGCGCTGGTCCGCGGACGCGACTACGTGATCCCGCAGGACGTCGTCGAGATCATGCCCGACGTGCTGCGGCACCGCCTCGTGCTGTCCTACGACGCACTGGCCGACGAGATCGATGCCGACCAGGTCATCGCCCGCGTCCTGCAGACCGTCGGACTGCCGCAGGTCGGCGCGCAGCCGGTGCCGCAGGGGCAGTACCCGGCCGGACAGCAGAAGGCGCCCAATCCCGGACACGGGCCGAATGGGTATGCGGGACAGCAGGTCCCGCAGCCCGCCGGTCCGATGGACCCGAATTCGGCCCCGGCGAACCGGAATTCACCTCAGTATGGCGGCTAATCGGGACCTACCGCGTCTCGGCGCCGGGCTGCTCGACGAGGCGCAGCTGACGGCGGCGCTGAAGATGCTCGAGCTCACCGTGCGGCGCAAACTCGACGGCGTGCTCCAGGGCGAGCACCTGGGTCTGATCCCCGGACCGGGTTCGGAGCCGGGGGAGGCGCGGGCCTATCAGCCGGGCGACGACGTCCGGCGGATGGAGTGGTCGGTCACCGCACGCACGACCCAGCCGCATGTCCGGCAGATGATCGCCGACCGCGAACTCGAGACCTGGCTCGTCGTCGACGCCTCGGCCAGCCTCGACTTCGGCACTGTCGACTGCACCAAGCGCGACCTGGCCGTCGCCGCGGCCGCGGCTCTGGTCCACCTCACGACCGGCGGTGGCAACCGGCACGGCGCGCTGGTGGTGACCGGTGACGACGTGGTGCGGGTACCGGCCCGTGCCGGGCGCGCGCACGCGCAGAACCTCCTCAAGACCATCGCCACCACGCGACGCAGCTCGCCCGGCGTCCGGGGTGACCTGAAGGCGGGGATCGAGGCGCTCCGACGGCCCCAGCGCCGGCGCGGCCTCGCCGTCGTCATCAGCGACTTCCTCGGCCCCATCGACTGGGAGCGTTCGCTCCGCGCCATCGGGGCGCACCACGAACTCCTGGCGGTCGAGGTCCTCGACCCCCGTGATCTCGACCTCCCGGCGATCGGCGAGGTCACCCTGGCCGACGCGGAGTCCGGGGAGATCCACGACGTGACGATCACCGACGACCTCCGGCGCGACTTCGCGGCCGCGGCGCGCGCACACCAGCAGCGGGTCCACCGCACCCTGCGCAGCTGTGGCGGCGCGATCCTGACGTTGCGCACGGATCGGGAGTGGATCGCCGACACCGTCAAGTTCGTCGCACAACGCCGCCGCGGCCTCGCGGCGGGGGTGGGGTAGGTCGATGCTGTCCAGTCCCTGGTGGTTGCTCCTGCTCCTGGTCGTGGCGCTGCTCGGCGCCGCGTACGTCTACATGCTGCGCCGGCGGCGGCAGCGTGCGCTGACCTTCGCGAACCTGGACCTGCTGAAGTCGGTCGCGCCCGCGGACCGGGGTCGTCTGCGGCACCTGCCGATCGCACTGCTGATCGTCTCGCTGATCCTGTTGACGGTCGCGCTGTCCGGGCCGCAGGCCGATCGCAAGGTGCCGCGCAACAAGGCGACCGTCGTCCTGGTGATGGACGTGTCGCGGTCGATGAACGCCACCGACGTGTCGCCGTCGCGGATCCGCGCGGCGCAGGAGTCGGCGAAGAAGTTCGCCGACGAGCTGACCGAGGGGATCAACCTCGGACTGATCTCCTTCGCCGGTACCGCCGCCAGCCTCGTGTCGCCGACGCCGGACCACAACGCCACCAAGGTCGCGGTGGACAAACTGCGGCTCGACGACAAGACGGCAACCGGGGAGGGCATCTTCGCGGCCCTGCAGCAGATCAGCACGTTGAACGCGGTGCTCGGCGGGACCGAGGGCGCACCACCCGCGCGGATCGTGCTGCTCTCCGACGGTAAGGAGACCGTCCCGGACGACCCCGACGACCCGCGTGGTGCCTTCACCGCGGCCCGGAAGGCCAAGGAGGAGAAGATCCCGGTCTCCGCGATCTCCTTCGGTACCCGGACCGGCACCGTCGAACTCGAGGGCGACCGGGTGCCGGTGCCGGTCGACGACGACTCGCTGCGCAAGATCGCCAACCTGTCCGGTGGCGACTTCTTCACCGCGGCCAGCCTCGACGAGTTGAACAAGGTCTACGAGCAGCTCCAGGACGAGATCGGTTACGAAACCCGTCGAGGGGACAATTCGAAGCCGTGGCTGGTCGCCGGTACGTTGTTCGCGCTGGTGTCGGCGTTCGCCGCGCTGGCCATCAACCGCCGGCTGCCCTGATGCGGACGTGTCCGGGGTGTGCCGCCGTGCGCCCCGCCCGCCGACCGCGTGTCACCCCCGCAACGAGAACGGATAAGTTGAACACCCATGACGGCAGCTAGCAACGAAGCGCAGAATCCCTCCCGCTCGGTCCTGGTGACCGGCGGCAACCGCGGAATCGGCCTGGCCGTGGCCCAGCGACTGGCAGCCGACGGTCACCGGGTGGCGGTGACGCACCGCGGTTCCGGAGCCCCGGACGGACTGTTCGGCGTCAAGTGCGATGTCACCGACTCGGAGTCGGTCGACCGCGCCTTCGCCGAGGTCGAGGCGCATCAGGGTCCCGTGGAGATCCTCGTCGCCAACGCGGGGATCACCGAGAACATGCTCCTCATGCGACTGTCCGAGGAATCCTTCGAGAAGGTCCTCGACGCGAACCTCACCGGCGCGTTCCGGTGCGCCAAGCGCGCCACCAAGGGGATGCAGCGCGCCAAGTGGGGCCGGATGATCTTCCTCGGCTCGGTGGTCGCGATGTCCGGCATCCCGGGCCAGGTGAACTACGCGGCCTCGAAGGCGGGCCTGATCGGGATGGCGCGCTCGATTGCGCGTGAGATCGGCTCGCGCAACATCACCGCGAACGTCGTGGCGCCCGGGTTCATCGAGACGGACATGACCGCGTCGATGGAGGACCGCTACATCGAGATGGCCAAGCAGGCGATCCCGCTCGGCCGAACCGGCAAGCCCGAGGACGTCGCGGCGGCCATCAGCTTCCTCGCCTCCGACGAGGGCGGTTACATCTCCGGTGCGGTCCTGCCCGTCGACGGCGGCATGGGCATGGGGCACTGAACTGCCGAGCGCGGTCGCACGGCTACTGACCCGCGCAGCGCGGTCGTAAGGCACGTCAATCAACGTCGAACTCAGGAGCACATCTTCGTGAGCGGAATCCTGGACGGGAAGACCGTC
The genomic region above belongs to Gordonia hongkongensis and contains:
- a CDS encoding TetR/AcrR family transcriptional regulator, whose amino-acid sequence is MPKVSDDRLAARRREILDGARHCFAEYGYDGATVKRIEESTGLSRGAIFHHYRDKEALFLALAREDAERMADVAAEQGLVQVMRDMLTRPQDFDWLGTRLEIARKLRTDNGFRAEWVSYAAEVEQATLSRLERGRQAGRLRDDVPTDVLLNYLDLVLDGLITRLATGQPTDDLHAVLDLVEESVRAHD
- a CDS encoding DUF6676 family protein, whose product is MGPQATTLVLAAPAENNELTGLVGVDMGELSRDIADDGVAGATPEQLPGMLEVVEYAQSKGHDVSFVVIDQVQPRFTLYRDVANQLQEQVGGTVIVLGPNSVGSSSPEFSRVVQEQATDGLTLTDPAGAARQMIDTMTGPNVDWTIVGLLLILVVAGGAVLARLRQVRTRKNLAAGPLGPVQATAAESVDSSASRREPTASGR
- a CDS encoding NlpC/P60 family protein; this translates as MRRGRTGASWPARVSAALAVALVCAVGAGHADAAPKKTPESPISGLINRIATVNQDIADLDQALASRQENVNRSIVDFQNSLAQQRLATVAARGARTELDRSSKAVVDAQKEFDRFARLAYQQGPEQGSMSNYVASEDPQGVLDRMKLIDQVGKKQQEMIRRLQVARNQKANRLAAVEATRRQASFAAKSAEQRKTDAMAAVTEAKAAIASQQKRKATLIGERDRVQKRLNTIRGYVPKKTVEGPSASDLLSNLFPTDPSAEGALKALPATPATDNQALAVAAEAAARLAIDVGSSILAGLVGQQQLPQSELLNELGIGGADITGSSGGDTLSARLGSGSLGSLFGSSSGGGGGGGGVVRPGLRGPQAVEIAVNRALSQLNVPYAWGGGDANGPTQGIRDGGVADSYGDYNKIGFDCSGLMIYAFAGVGIELPHYTGYQYTSGPQFPLSQMRRGDMIFYGPNASAHVALYLGDNKMVEAPQSGDVVKVSPLRTNGAMPNVVRLL
- a CDS encoding AAA family ATPase, with translation MTESHSLGKAATGDPAAAGADGSVLSDADVALLERAIYEVKRVIVGQDQLVERILVGLLARGHILLEGVPGVAKTLAVETFARVVGGSFSRVQFTPDLVPTDLIGTRIYRQGREEFDTELGPVVANFLLADEINRAPAKVQSALLEVMAERHVSIGGKTYSMPDPFLVMATQNPIENEGVYPLPEAQRDRFLFKVLVDYPSVEEEREIVYRMGNVPPTASQVLDPAAMLRLQRTAANVFVHHALVDYVVRVINATRRPAELGLNDVASWLSYGASPRATLGIVAAARALALVRGRDYVIPQDVVEIMPDVLRHRLVLSYDALADEIDADQVIARVLQTVGLPQVGAQPVPQGQYPAGQQKAPNPGHGPNGYAGQQVPQPAGPMDPNSAPANRNSPQYGG
- a CDS encoding DUF58 domain-containing protein — translated: MAANRDLPRLGAGLLDEAQLTAALKMLELTVRRKLDGVLQGEHLGLIPGPGSEPGEARAYQPGDDVRRMEWSVTARTTQPHVRQMIADRELETWLVVDASASLDFGTVDCTKRDLAVAAAAALVHLTTGGGNRHGALVVTGDDVVRVPARAGRAHAQNLLKTIATTRRSSPGVRGDLKAGIEALRRPQRRRGLAVVISDFLGPIDWERSLRAIGAHHELLAVEVLDPRDLDLPAIGEVTLADAESGEIHDVTITDDLRRDFAAAARAHQQRVHRTLRSCGGAILTLRTDREWIADTVKFVAQRRRGLAAGVG
- a CDS encoding VWA domain-containing protein, with the translated sequence MLSSPWWLLLLLVVALLGAAYVYMLRRRRQRALTFANLDLLKSVAPADRGRLRHLPIALLIVSLILLTVALSGPQADRKVPRNKATVVLVMDVSRSMNATDVSPSRIRAAQESAKKFADELTEGINLGLISFAGTAASLVSPTPDHNATKVAVDKLRLDDKTATGEGIFAALQQISTLNAVLGGTEGAPPARIVLLSDGKETVPDDPDDPRGAFTAARKAKEEKIPVSAISFGTRTGTVELEGDRVPVPVDDDSLRKIANLSGGDFFTAASLDELNKVYEQLQDEIGYETRRGDNSKPWLVAGTLFALVSAFAALAINRRLP
- the fabG1 gene encoding 3-oxoacyl-ACP reductase FabG1 → MTAASNEAQNPSRSVLVTGGNRGIGLAVAQRLAADGHRVAVTHRGSGAPDGLFGVKCDVTDSESVDRAFAEVEAHQGPVEILVANAGITENMLLMRLSEESFEKVLDANLTGAFRCAKRATKGMQRAKWGRMIFLGSVVAMSGIPGQVNYAASKAGLIGMARSIAREIGSRNITANVVAPGFIETDMTASMEDRYIEMAKQAIPLGRTGKPEDVAAAISFLASDEGGYISGAVLPVDGGMGMGH